The nucleotide window aacaacaacaaacacaattcTATACACTTCACTTCACTACTTAGCACTGTCTATAAACACTTTACGCATACATTTATAcagttagtatgtatgtatgtatgttgtacgGTTATAGTCAATCACTTATTCGTTTAACTCCGACGCTGCTGAATGTTCACTGCGCGAGACGTGCAACATTCGTCGACGGCTCATCAATGACTGAAGCAACGAACGTGCCCCCTCGCTAAGGTAAACAAAAGTCTCACCGACTCACAGCTTGTATTTTTGCACACTTGCTCCGGCACACATGAATGAATGTACGCGTACATGCCCAAAcgaatgtatgcatgtatgtatgcaagtcgGTGTTTAGGCGCCTAATAGCTAAGACGCTTGTTGCTTTTGGCCTAAAGTGGCGGTAGTGGTGGTGAAGGTGACTTATTAACCCTCTGTTGActgtcaatattttatttttaaatttattaatatttgagaaATATGATTATATAGACGTCTCGATATAGAGATGATCTATAAAACGTACGTTCAAAAACtaacgggaattttcttttttttttaataaaaaaaatatttatttgaaggtTGTAACcttcttttttttcttgtaaaCTGACaccctttataaaaaatttaaatttttaaaataaagagaacctatttgtggaaatatgaaaaagtcacACTGAGTCATGTCTAGCAAATATGGAGACTGGGGTAACGTAACAGTATTGTTATTGACCCAATTCACGaataagcaacgaagtgtgaggtttcaacaaacgaaaatctccaaaagctcataaaaacacgtttAACATTAGCGGCTATAACAGACagttatcaacataataaaaaaataaaatattttggaaattggaaataataaaattcccgttattttttgaacacacctagaatatttaaaaactattacgaatacatttaatttaaataaaaaagatagaacttactgtaaatatataatatcaagagaataacaattatttcaattttatttccaggTATTTAAATACACAACAGCTCTTAGCAGGTTAACACGGCAAGTACGTGCATATTTGTTCTTGACTTTTTttgacgtttttgttgttgttgttgttctactaCTAAAATCTACTTTTATGCACCTACACAACCAACGGCGTCTCACAAAAAACACGCTCCCGCGCTCTCTTTTAGCCAATTGGCAAATGTTGCGGGATAcaatgttgctagcaacatttgtatatacaaagttgCTTTTTAGTTGTGTAAGGCAGGGAAATCGACGACAgtgataaataaatgtattttaaaacgCATTTTCTACGCTAAATACGTGTCttttttaattgcacgtaaTTCCTTTAGAAGTAAACGCATTGCACCTAAAGAGCCCCCGAGCGCAACTAATTAAAGAAATTGGGAAAATCTTCATTTTCCTCGCCAGCATTGATGCTGCCAGCATAGTAGCTGCAGACACAGGTACGCGCTACGTGGTTTCCCTTCCAATTACGCCACAGGGCGATGTACGCCCGCGGTGAGAAGGTCATCAGTGGCTGTGCACGCAGACGTCGTCCATCAGCAGTCTAACCGCCGAAGCCATTCAGAAAAGATATCACAAACTACGAGGCAGTTAAAAGGTGACTACAAATCTGAAAGTGGTGTCTGGCGGAATTCTGACCCGTAGCGGGGCATAAGGTGCAGTACGTGCCCATTTAGCTGAACGCCTTCATGCGTAGTTTTTTTttcccttcttcttcttctcaatTTTTCATGCCATATGCGGCATTTGTGGCAGCTGTGTGCAGAGATATGCAGCGTAATGCAATACTCTGTCCATGGCAGGGGCGCATGCGGGGCACCAGCAAAGAGTTCAAGCAAAGGGTTCAATTAAAGGCATGCAggcgttttgtttttaattttttctttataggtatatatatatggatataaacTGTAATTTCATTgcttgtttgttattattattttttgtgcctTCAACTCGGCAACGTTCTCGTAATGCTGACCAGCGCTTTGCTGCCAGACGCATGCGCAGCACTACTTGGGggcaatttaaatttacaaccACATAAACTACTCACTtcttcttgttgctgttgttgctgacgCCAACATTTTGTTCTTCGAAATCGCTGCCAAACTTTTGCTCTACCACTCTTATATGAGAagagtgtgtgttgttgttgttgttgtggttgtgtatttattttaccGTGTTTCACATTTCTGTTTGCTTAGCGCAAAGTGAAAGGATGCAGCGCATACAAATGCGCGATGATAAGGATACATCAGCATTTTGTGCTGGTTTCTTGattgctttgtttgttttgtgcgcgtatatttatgtgttgttgtttttgtttttttttttttttatttgtttttgttcatgTTCAGTTCGCCCGTAGGTGACGTGTAGGTGCGCGCCAAGTCCAGTCAAGCAAACTACTTAAGTTCATAAATCAGTCGTGTTGTCAGTCGCAGAGTGCTCAAACAGTTGCTCCATTTCTGCGCTTTTGGTGGTCCACGTTTTGTAAATAACCATTGTAGATTAATGCAACGGGTGAGGGAAACAATATTTACTGAGACATGCGCCTCAGTGCAAGTAAAAAAAGGATTAAGTTGTTGGAAATTAAGAAAATCCAAGAAAATTAAGATTAGGTGTAAATTGTTTGGGTAAATATTTACACGAGTTCGaggagtttaaaaaaattcttccaAGAAATTACATGTAAGATCGACGAAGATCACGTTCGATTTGGATACTTAGGTTTAGGATTAAGAATCCTAACTAAGATCACAAGTTTCATGACATTATTAAGAAGATGAGCTAACCCCAGACCCTATGaatttgtgaataaataaaaattagccATATTAATCCGAAGAAAATGccggcaattaaaaaaaattgtaacaagCTCTGGTCGTGAATTCTGATTTCTGTTGGAAAACACTCTTAGCTCTCTTTCCAATAAAAAAACAGTATTTTGATAATTTCCATAATCTGTTCTAGTATGCTTCTAAAATAATAGTCATATCGAAGCTAATGATTGCTctggtatgtatgtgattggcgtggaaaccgtttagccggttatagccgaattgatgatagcgcgccactcctctctttccctcgcagttcggcgccagttggagatctcaAGCGTAACCAGGACGCTTTCCATCTGGTCCCTTCAACGGAGTAGAGGCCTTCGGCTTCATACGACGGATACTgcagctggagtgttttcgtccattcagacaacatgacctagccagcggagcctttgtctttttattcgctgaactatgtcaatgtcgtcgtataactcgtatagctcatcgttccatcatctatggtattcgccgttgccaatgttctgaggaccataaatcttgcccaacattttcctctcgaaaacgaTTGCTCTTAGCTTCATACAAATCACTTGAGTCACTCTCTATACTCTATACCCCTCTAAGTTCTAATTCAACTGAAACAAATTAAGAGTTCACgatttttaaaatcataaaaatgcaTGAGTAGCATATTTCTTAACATATGCATCTATATCTTTGGTAGTCAGACAGAGTCTTTGGTAGTCATTAAAGAATCTTCGACTATGTCTCTGTACAAATTTTCTCAGAACTACACGTTCTAAGCGCGTCTGGCGGCCAAATAAGAGCATAAGCTCGACTCTAACAAAGGCAAAGCCAGCCAaacgataaccaaaaacatacGAGATGCGCGCATCGCTTTGTTCGAACAAGTATTCGAACGCCAGCCATGCCGTTACGCCCACAACAATTTGTGTGGCGCGGCGCTGTCGTCGCTGCTGGCGGCTGGCTTCTGCAGCAACACTGGCATATGCGAGTTTATAACAAAGACACGAATTggcaatttgttaaaattttattgcagaaaatgttgaaaaagcgCAGCAACAAAACTTAaggcacacacactcatacgggcaaacatacacatatcatATATGAGATATAAAGAAGCGCGCGTTTGAACGCAGATCGGCAAGCGCAATTTCATTTAACCACCAACGCGAACAATGCGAATGAAgcgctatgttgttgttgttattttgcagAAACAGGAAGCCGCAAGAATTTCGCACATTTTGCCGCAGCCAGCGCGTTGTGGCAGTGATAGTTTACGAATGTAGCGGCAATTAACCCGCCGCGTGAGTGTAGGTCAAGTTGCCGCCACTCGATATACGACGCTCGACGTTCGACAGTCAAACTGTAAATACACAAGCGCACACAACATACACTCGCGTGAGGCACAATGAAGTGGAAGCGTGCGGCCGCGACACGCGAATCGTTTTCTTTATTATCACTATCAGCAGTAACTAACCATTATTTTCgcgcatatttttatatttcggcgatttttttcgacttttttGGCGGCGTTTATAATTGCCATGCAGTAGCATAGAGGCGTCTTACAAACGAAATGTGGCAGCAGACATTCGCTGAGTAGAGTCTTTAGTGGAAGCgatggcttgttgttgttgttgtgattgttgtttgCCCAAGTCGTTAGCTGAGTTAACAAGACATTGCTTTCGACTTGTGTTGTTGCCAACGCAATTGATTGTTACTGTTGCTGCGGATGCGCTTTGCACCAGCGATTTTCGGCAGATTCTGTTGCATTTCTCGCACTTCATTGCACTTCCTTCTCCTTTAGCTTCGCTGCTTGCTTGTGTTCAGGTGAAAGAGCAATTGCGCAGACATTAATCTGGTGAAATGGGTGACAcaacgcaacatgttgcacgcaAGAGAGTGGTGAAAGAACGGCATACTCGTAAGTGTTCGTaccgcgtgtgtttgtgtgtaagtGCTTAAGTATTTAAGCTTTACGGATACGCCAGATTGACAATGGAGTATTATTTTCAGAAAACAGGGGCAGAATGGAACCCAGCGATACTCGTAGAATCTCTCTTCGGGTTGTTTCGgtaaaaattcttttattttttatttaaagaaagaaGGTGTTGGAGGAATTCTATACATTTGTtgattttggatattttttaagattagtatagtatgtacatctttgaaaggtcttgacataacctacaaaaacagttatacgacaatatcaagcgaaaacggtcgtggttgaaggccggtgaattgtcccaagcggtggccaagccgggattgacggccaggaaggttttgctgtgagttttggaagggaatcatccactatgagctgctcccatatgaccaaacacttaattctaccatctactgcgaacaactgaacTGCTTGAAGCAGACTATCGACCAGaagtgtccagaattggccaacaggaagggcgTAATGTACCACCAGGACAAcatcagaccacacacttcattgatgactcgtcagaagcaaaGGGAtttcggatgggaggttttatcgcatccaccatataggccggacatagcgccaagtgattaccaccttttCCTGTCCAACCTAATAATAAATCCTAAGCCTCCTGGGAAGCGTTCTTAATTATCACTTCATACACATAACTGTCAATACATCAACACATTTGCAacgttttattaaataaatcatcatttacaactacaacaacaacatctaaaTTGAAGACAACATTCATTCATTAGCCTATCCACAAGCCAATCTAACGCGCATGCAGCGCTTGGTTGCATGTGCAACACAGTGACACTCGCGTGCAACGTCTCCAGCAACACCACTTCCAGCTCGGAGCTTGGCGTTGCAAGCTGCTATCACGCACATTGCAGTCAAATGGCTGTCACCAGTTCATAGCTGCCACTATgcgcctatatacatatatgtatgggtgTACGTGTTGATATCTATTGGCAGCGCATGCTCCAGCGCTTCGTTGCCATTAGCGGCGCACAGTTCCTGCATTGACATTTCAGATTATGCGCCATAGCACGAAGCGTTAATGCGTTGTTATGCGCTAACGAagttgacattttgacatatgaACGCGAAGCATGGAATTGCTTGGCGATGTTTCATTTGAGCGCGTCACTGCGCCACCTTCAACCGGCTGCGCAACCgcaaacaccagcaacaacaacaagacacaACATGTTGCAGCTGCAGTTGGCACTCTACAGTCGTGAATTCGTGAATAACTGGTTCACTAACTGCAGAAATCAGAAATCAGAGCAGACTCAGGGACCGATGTGTCAAGAAGTATACACGCGTGTCTATTTCAGCGATAAAAAGTACTTAGCAATAAATTCTTTCAGCTCGAACAACGCTGATTGATGTGGCATTCGCTTGTTGCGGTGGCGTTGGCGGTCTGGCATTTGGGGTAGAGCATATTCGCAATTCGTTTTGCGGTTGCATATTTGTTTTGAGAACTCCCCTCTGCTATAGAACGCAGTCATGCAGCGCTTTACTCGCATTTTCGATTGACTTTTGGCGTGACGTGCTTGGCAATGGTATGTGGTTGCCAATGTGTTGTTgtagctatatatatttatgtaattttttttttttttttattattaaaaataataattaattttaatttttatagcatGACATTTTCATGATTTCTATCATGCGATTTATTGTTTATATcatgacattttttattttttctgtactACAAAACTTCAAACACCTTTTTAAACCCTGCATACACCGAGGTACCATATGCAAGCAAATAGAAGTAGTAAAAAATAGTTTGTGTAAACTAGTGTAATAAATATGAACCATACATTTTGAATTAGAAAATTACCCCTTTGTAACAGCATAGTCCTTAAgcaaaacattaaataattaagtaaGCAAATTAAGTTTCTTGTACAACAATAATCGAATTAAACTAGCGTTAAtacttataaaagtaaaaaaaatggcaaaaatttttttaattaattccacTACACTTCTCTACAACATAAAACTAGTGTCTCTTATCAGtggttttatttggtttttttcttCGAACTTTATAGTTTCGCCTTAACTATGGAACTGGACTCAACGGTGGTTTGATGCGCCTGCTTTTTGCTCTCCTCCCGCCACTGCTCCTCGGTGAGTAAATTGCCTGCGGCGAAGATATTATTCGGGTCGAGTTGTCTTTTCGCCGCCAGATACAGCGCACTGCCGGATTTCGAAACGGTTTTCTCATACCATTTGCTGCGGATTTTACCAACACCGTGATGATGCGACAGCGAACCGCCCGAAGCGAGTATCTCGTCGCGCGCGCTCGTCTCAATTTGTTCGAAGGTGTCGACAGGATCGGCAATGCCGGTGTGCCTGAAGCCGAGGTAGAAATAAACGCAAGCGCCGGCGTCATAGGTCTGCGTTACGCGACTGGAGATAATGAAGTTTTTAATGCCGCGCTTGTGACATTCctgtaagagagagagagagagagttaggGCTTGTCGATCACTTAGTAAACATTTAGAGAGCTAAGACAAAACAGGAAGTTTCACGCTGAGTATCGtgtgaaaacaataaatttcaatactCTCCccattattaaacaaaaaactattaCACAAGTGGCATGCAACTCACCGCTTCCACGCGTCGCTTCACATTCCGACACAACGCACTGCAGCGATCCCATGGCACTGACGTCTCAAAAGACTCTGCGACGATTTCTTGGTTCAATGCGAAATCCTGCAGCGGAGTAGAAATAAACATAATCATAAATGAGATTgaatttcctttttttctcGCACTCACCCTTATGTAGGCAATGACAAATGTCAGTATGTAGCCACGTTCGCCGTTCTCACCACCTGCCGGAAATCCTTTAAACTGTTTGGCAATCTCATAAATGAGCGCCTCCTCTCTGCGCACATCCTCCTCGTTACCCTCGAATAACAATGTGGCCGCACACATCTTCGTTAAATCGAGTCCCTTCCAAGTCGTAATGTAGGTTTTCTTCAATGCATCAACCAAGCTAGCCAACCAGCCTCTTACCGGCTTCAGCGTTTGTCCCATCACGAATTGTTCGTTATCCATTAGCCGCACTGATGCTGGTTGGCAACGACGCCGCGCCACTTCGCGCATAAACTGCACACCACGCTCGAAATCGGGGAACACCAGCGAGCCATAACGTTTCACGGCGGGCAGTGGACGCACTTTCAATACCACCTCAGTGACAACGCCAAGTGTGCCCTCGGAGCCCATTATAACATGGTTGAAATCGGGACCGCATGACACACGCGGCGCCATACACTCACGTTCCAACACCTCGCCAGACGCGGTCACCATGCGCACACGCACCACCAAATCCTCAATATTGCCATAGACGTTCTTCTTCATGCCGGAGGCGCGTGTCGCCACCCAACCGCCGAGTGTTGAGAACTCATAACTATCCGGTTCGTGACCCACCGTCAAGCCGAGCTTCCGCAATTCGCGCTCCAAATCCTGTCCCACAATGCCCGCCTCGAAGCACACCGTCAAATTGGCTTTATTCAGCCACAGCAGGCGATTCATCTGTGACGTATCCAACACGCAGATCATGCGTTCCTCCGCTTGCGGACACGTAATTGAACCAGACACCGAGGTGCCACCGCCATACGGTATCACCACGACATTGTGGCGATTTGCGAGCGTCACAAGCTGCACCACATCCGCGTGACTCTGTGGCCACACGACGATATCGGGTATGCGTTTGAATTCATTGCGCCACAGATAGTAGATGTCGTGCAGCGTCTGGCCATGACAACGTATAAGCCGATCCTCGCCAGACTGCGAGCTCGTCAGCTTTGTCCCTTCGAGTTCACGCAAGAATGGCGCATTCGTGGTGGGTGCCGGAAATTCGGTAGGCATTTTCGGATACGGTATTTTGTCACTGATGCGCAAATCGAATTTACCGTAAACCCAATCGGTGAAGTAGGGCAGCAGGCAGCCTTCAAGTGGGTATCTGTTGGAAAGGAGAAGAGTTAGAAACTTTTTACGCGATTTGTAAGTTTTatagttgttcttgttgtatgtacatatgtatgtttttagcTTGTTGTCTACTTCCATGAACGCTCAGTGATTCATTCGTTACGCTAAATTAGCGAAACGTCACAGGAAATAAGCAATATTGCCGCCAAATTGACACAACGCTTACAATCGAAGCCACTAAACGCTGACTAATACTAGTTTCAGCATAAACAACTCActttcatacaaacatacatacatacataccaacaaaCAATAAAGTCATTATGTGCACTAAGTAAAAGCACAAACAAATGTGTTAGCACATGTGCCAAGAGATTCATTACATACTTGTCACCCTTGAAGCCGATGATGCCATTGTCCACATAGAACTGTGAATCTTTGTAGCCCCAGCCGTACCACTTCAGCACGTCCTGACTGCACCGGAAaccataaagaaatttatttttaattcaagaaTTCACCAAAGCACAAGATTCCTGCGTACTCACCGCCTTTGAGGGTACACACCCTGCACCTGCTGCGAGAAGCGCTCATCCAGCAGCACGCTGGCGGGCGCAGCGCCCGGCTGGCGGTTGGCGTCGCTAGCTTTGCCGCTGCAGTTGTTGTTTCGGCACTCAACGGCGCTGTGACGCTCGCAGCTGGTGGCTGCAGCTTGAGGCAACGGGTTGAAGCGCACATCTTTGGTACTCATCATTTGGCAATAATAAATCAGGTTCTGTTatactttccaaaaaaatcgcTAATGAAATGCAATAGACTTGTCTACGCGGGCGTTTCTACTGTTCAGCCACTTCTActtgtttgtgtatatgtatttttaatgagCGCCGCCGCCGTCCACAACAAGCTCAcactcaaaaaatcgatttttttcaacttGTCGCCAAATAGTCTTGCTGTCCGCGAATTTCACGCGTTTCCTCCTGCTTTCAATGAATATATGAATAGTAATAAACAATttgcttaatattttatttagtaatttcacgttttgcacaaattttcattcaacttctgcactttgttttcaaaaatcgtcTGCCTTCAGTTTGCCTTGCCATTCAGTTATGCCGTTGAGCACACACGTTGTCGCCTGCCGTTCAACTAACTAAAAACTCTAGTTGCGCTCTAGTGAGTGGCCTTTCAGGGGTGTGCAGCGGCGCTTTCGTGGGCAAAGCATACAAGGGAGGCAATGAGCCTCCCTGCCGTACAATATGAACGCTTTGAGTGATTCTAAGCATAGCCGGTGCACGGTGGCACTCAGTCGCTAAGCATAAAAGCGCTCAATTGGAGCGTCAGCGCTGTGAAATGCGTGAGAGCGCACGCTTTATGACTAAATGCTGGCTaatgcaaattgaaattatactcttgttattttttttttaattttttgcacagCTGTGTGCCCCAATTTCGCACTTCAGTATATCACGCAGTCGCTGctgggtatgtgtgtgtatgtaaatatagacatttgaaatgtttatatatttgagTTCAAAAGCCAAGCCCTCGGTTTGCGGCGAGATATTgccttttagtatttttaagttatactgaattaatttaaatattttgaaaatttatttaacttgtatttatttaaaagcttaaagcttaaacTTAAAAGCACTTTTTTAGAAGCTTGAGTCAAAAAGACTGAAACTATTTTACTTAATTGTTGATagtttaacaattaataatattaaaataattattttcaaattatttatgccttgattatttaattatggtcactcataataatacatttttagttattttattcataataaattattaaacatacATTGTACAAAGTTCCGCAGTGCTCAAAGTCCATcagcttttttttaaatgcatatcattgtttaatataaaaaagcaaTCAATTGATATGCAATCGTTCGAT belongs to Zeugodacus cucurbitae isolate PBARC_wt_2022May chromosome 6, idZeuCucr1.2, whole genome shotgun sequence and includes:
- the LOC105215610 gene encoding alkyldihydroxyacetonephosphate synthase; translation: MMSTKDVRFNPLPQAAATSCERHSAVECRNNNCSGKASDANRQPGAAPASVLLDERFSQQVQGVYPQRRQDVLKWYGWGYKDSQFYVDNGIIGFKGDKYPLEGCLLPYFTDWVYGKFDLRISDKIPYPKMPTEFPAPTTNAPFLRELEGTKLTSSQSGEDRLIRCHGQTLHDIYYLWRNEFKRIPDIVVWPQSHADVVQLVTLANRHNVVVIPYGGGTSVSGSITCPQAEERMICVLDTSQMNRLLWLNKANLTVCFEAGIVGQDLERELRKLGLTVGHEPDSYEFSTLGGWVATRASGMKKNVYGNIEDLVVRVRMVTASGEVLERECMAPRVSCGPDFNHVIMGSEGTLGVVTEVVLKVRPLPAVKRYGSLVFPDFERGVQFMREVARRRCQPASVRLMDNEQFVMGQTLKPVRGWLASLVDALKKTYITTWKGLDLTKMCAATLLFEGNEEDVRREEALIYEIAKQFKGFPAGGENGERGYILTFVIAYIRDFALNQEIVAESFETSVPWDRCSALCRNVKRRVEAECHKRGIKNFIISSRVTQTYDAGACVYFYLGFRHTGIADPVDTFEQIETSARDEILASGGSLSHHHGVGKIRSKWYEKTVSKSGSALYLAAKRQLDPNNIFAAGNLLTEEQWREESKKQAHQTTVESSSIVKAKL